The Candidatus Omnitrophota bacterium genome segment CACAGCTTTATGGCAAGCTGGAAAAGTTATCTCCGAAGAACAGGTTTCAATGGAAAAAGGCTCTATGGCCGTTGAATCCGCCTTTAAAGCAAAAGGAATCATTCTCGAAAACAAGGTTGCAAGAAATGATGTCACACAATTACGCGGCAAAGATAAAAACGATTTGCGAGTTGCCGTTGATGTATTCTCCAAAGGGGATAAAAACATTAAGATTGAAATTCGCTACGGAATCGGCGATGAAACTCTCGCGAGAGATCTTTTAAACCAGATAAAGAGATATTTGTAAGCCTTAAAGAATAATGAGGAAATAAAATGCAAAAAAGGAATATGTCTATATTTGAAAAATATCTAACACTATGGGTTGGATTATGTATTGGAGCAGGGATTTTGATTGGCAAAATTGTTCCAAATTTTGCAAGCTATCTTGATGGTTTTGCTATTTATGTTAATAACGCTCCGGTTGTTTCTATCCCTATTGCCATATGTTTATTTTTTATGATGTATCCTATCATGGTCAAGATCGATTTTGTAGAAGTTGTAAGAGCAGGGAAGTCTCCAAAACCTGTCGGGCTAACTCTTTTTGTGAATTGGGCAATAAAACCATTTACGATGTATGCGATTGCTTTTTTCTTTCTTGGCGTTTTATTTAAAGGATTCATTGGGGCTGATGCTATAGATTACGTAAAAATGCCTCCTGGGGCAAATTGGGCAATTGGTTCTATTCATGGAGCGGGAACAGTTGTAATGCAGCAGGGAATAAAGATGTTGCAGGTTCCCCTGTGGAGAAGTTATTTTGCTGGATGTATTTTGCTGGGAATCGCTCCTTGCACGGCAATGGTTTTGATATGGGGATTTCTTTCAAAAGGAAATGATAGCCATACGCTTGTCATGGTGGCTGTTAATTCTTTAACAATGTTATTGCTTTACGGGGTCCTCGGAGGTTTTCTCCTAGGAGTAGGGAGGATGCCGATTCCTTGGCAAGCGCTGTTGCTTTCTATCGCAATTTATGTTGCATTGCCTCTGGTTGCAGGATTTCTTTCAAGAAAATGGATTATAGCGTACAAAGGAACCGATTGGTTTAACAAAAAGTTTTTACACATATTGTCCCCCGTATCCATCGTTGCACTGCTTTTTACTCTTGTGCTTTTGTTTTCTTTTAAAGGAAAAGTTATTCTCGATAAACCTTTGACTATTTTATGGATTGCAATACCGCTTTTTATTCAGACGTGTTTTATATTTGCGCTAACCTACTGGATGGCAAAAAAATTAAAATTAAGTTATGAAGATGCCGCTCCTTCGGCCATGATCGGTGCGAGCAATCATTTTGAAGTTGCGATTGCAACCGCAACAATGTTGTTTGGACTTTCATCAGGTGCCGCGCTAGCAACCGTTGTTGGAGTTTTAATCGAAGTCCCCGTCATGTTAATGTTGGTAAAGATTTGTTTGAAAACAAAAAAGTGGTTCGAATAAAAGCAGATGAAGATGGAAAACCAGCGCCCTTAGAAGCAGTGTTTTAAAAACCCGCGCGTCGTCACGGCAGGTTCCTAAGGTAAATTCGCACAGCAGCTTGATAGCACTGGCGTTCCATAAAACGGAGGTTCATTTGTCCAGCAAAGCTGGATAAATTCACTAACAAACTTACGTCACTGGCGTTCCGAAAAAACGGAGGTTCATTTGTCCAGCAAAGCTGGATAAATTCACTAACAAACTTACGTCACTGGCGTTCCGAAAAAACGGAGGTTCATTTGTCCAGCAAAGCTGGATAAATTCACTAACAAACTTACGTNNNNNNNNNNNNNNNNNNNNNNNNNNNNNNNNNNNNNNNNNNNNNNNNNNNNNNNNNNNNNNNNNNNNNNNNNNNNNNNNNNNNNNNNNNNNNNNNNNNNCACTGGCGTTCCGTAAGATTGGAGTTCATTTATGACTAACAACGACATACTCAAAAAAATTAGGGTTGCTTTAAAGCTCAGGGATACAGATATCATTGATATCTTGAGGCTCGCTGACTTTGAGATAACAAACTCACAGCTATCCGCTATATTTCGAAAAGAAGACCATGAAAAATACGTTGAATGCGGCGATCAAATCTTGAGAAGATTCTTAAACGGCCTCATTATAAAATATCGAGGAAAAGATTTCTATAGCTCAAAATAAAGGGTGTTCCGCAGTCTTCGCTTCGCTTAAGCTTTTTTCTTAGCGCTTGCGAGCATATCCTCAGCGTGACTAACAGAAATATTACTTTTCTTATTTCCACTCATCATCTCAGAAAGTTCTTCAACGCGCTCTTTTGAATCCAAAGCAATAACCTTTGTTATGGTGCGACCTTTAACAATTTCTTTGGTGACTTTAAAATGCGAATCAGCAAATGATGCAATTTGAGGTAAATGGGTAATCAAAATCACTTGTCGATCGCTAGACAATTCTTTGAGCTTAGTACCAATCACAGTTCCAAGTCGCCCGCCTATCTGAGCGTCAATCTCATCAAAAATTAATACTGGAATAGGGTCGACCTTGGTCAGAGCTTTTTTTAGTGCGAGCATCACTCTAGCGGCTTCTCCTGAAGATACGATTTCGGCCAAAGGCTTTAAATCCTCGCCTGCGTTTGGACTAATATAAAAAACAACTTTATCCTGACCCTTTGGATGCAAATCAACAAGAGAGATGCGCGCTTCAAAAGTGACATTCTCAATTCCTAAGCTTTTAAGTTCTTTTTCAATTGTCTTTTTTAATTCTTTCGAAGCTTTTTCTCGAAGCAAAGTTAATCCTTTTGCTTGAGCCTTTACGATAATTTCTTTTTTTTGAATTTCTTTCTTTAATTCAGCGTCATTATGTTCCATATCGCTGAGAAGGTCATATTTTGCTTTTGCTTGGATATAAAATTCCTGCGCCTCTTTTATGGTTGGGCCATATTTGCGTTTGATGTTTTCATAAAGATCATATTTTTGATTAATCTCGCGGGCTTCCTCAGGCTCGAAAGAGAGGCTATCCAAATAACTTTTAAGCTCAGCAACAAGTTGGTCGCTATTTTCTTGAACATTATTAAGATATTCTTCGAGCTTTGAAGTTTTATCATCAATCTGAACCAAAGTTTTCATAGCACCAAAAGCCTTATGGATTGTGTCCGAGACTCCGATTTCTGTATTTTCAAAAAGCTGAACTAATGAAGCTGCGCATTCATACAATCTTTCGGCATTATTTACTTTGGCTTGATCTTGACAGACCTCTTCATAAGACTCGTCATCTAAGGGGATTTGGGCGAGTTCTTTGGTTTGATGCTCCAAAAGATCTAAATCTCTGTCTTTAGAGTGAGACATATTCTCAAGGTCTTTTAATTGGGTCTTGAGCTTCAAGTAATCGTGATATATTTCTTGATATTCTTTTTGCTTGTTATCAAAAACAATTAATTGATCTAAGAATTCAATGTGAGATTCTTCAGAAAAAAGCATTTGATGATCATGTGGTCCGTGCAAATCAATGAGATGATTGCCTACAGATTTCAATTGAGCGATAGTTACGGAAAATCCATTTATTTTAATCTTGCTTCGACCATCAGCAAGAAGTTGTCGATTTATAATCAAAGCAGGGTCTTGCTCTGAAATAAAATCGCTCAAACTTTCTTGTTTTTTAAGGCGATCGTCTTTTAATTCAAAGACTGCCTCTATAATGCAGGGTTTTGTGTTATCGCGAATTTGAGAGGGCTTGATTCTTTCGCCTAAGGCAAAACGCAAACCTTCAATAATAATAGATTTTCCTGCTCCTGTTGAGCCGGTCAGGATATTAAGATTTGCCGAGAAATCAATGCTGACTTTCTCAATAAGACCAAAATTTTCTATATTCAACTGTGTAAGCATGGAAATATATTATCATAGAAATAAGCAAGCAGCTACTTTTTGTATTATGAAAAATGTATTATGAAAAAAGGAGGAAGGCGGCAATAAGAAAAAGAGCCAATAATTTACCTCATTGGATCTTTTTTAGCTCCTTTCTTGAAATTTTTTATTCCAGGAAAAATCCTGGAAAAATCCTGGAAAAATTCTCTGCTAGAATAATGTATTAAAAGAGTGTACAATATAAATAATCTTCATTAACAGAAAGGTAAAAATGAGCAATAAATTATTTATACAGATAGTAGCATTGATGGTTATTTTTATGGCTTTAGTAATCGTTGCAAAGAAGACCTGCAAAAAGGTTTGTCCAATGACAAAATGCGCAACATCCACCATGATGAAAGCTATGTAACAAAAAAATCAAGAAAGACTGCTTCTTGAACAACCTCAAGATTTATCTTGAGGTTGTTTTCTTGAGACTTTTTTTTAACCAGAAGTCGCAACAAATTGCGACACTGAGGTCCTGCGGGCAAATTTTGCTACTGCAAAATCCAGGTTAATTCAATATTAACATTTTCTCAACTTATATTTTATTACGGTTGTATAGGGCGAGAATTATATCGGAAGGAGAGTATATGAAAAAATCCATTGGTCCAAATACGATTGTGTTTCCAACACCTGTTCTTATTGTGGGAACTTATGATAAGGGGGGCAAGCCTAATGCTATGACGGTTGCTTGGGGTGGACTTTGCTGTTCTATTCCGCCGTGCGTGGCGATTTCTTTGCGCGAAGCTACTCATAGCTACGGTAATTTAATGAGCCGTAAGGCGTTCACAATTAGCATTCCTTCTGAGAAATACATTAAGGAAGCTGATTATCTCGGCATAATTTCAGGAGCGACAGAAGATAAGCTTGCCGCGATGAAACTTACGGCTGTTAAAAGTAATCTTGTTGATGCTCCTTATATTAAAGAATTTCCTCTTGTTCTAGAGTGTAGCGTGATCCAAACTGCGAAAATTGGTTTGCATACACAATTTATCGGAGAAATTAAAGATATTAAGGTTGATGAAGATATGATTAAAAACCTTAAAATACCAGATATAGAGAAAATAAAACCTTTTAGTTTTAATCCTGCGACCCGAACATATTATGGGATAGGCAAGTATTTGGGCGATGCCTTTTCGATTGGGAGAAAAAAATGAGAAAACCCAATTGTAACTTTGTGCATAAGCATATAAATAGAGAAAAGAGCACATAAATTCATTAACAATTTTCTATGTCGATCCATTTTAATCATCACATTTTTTATTCTCTATTCCTAGACACGTCTTTTGTAAGTTGTTAGAATAGCTTATGAATTACATCCTATCCATCGACCAAGGCACAACAGGGAGTCGAGCGGTTGTCTACGACAAGCATGGCAAAGTGAAGACAAGCGCTTACGAGGAATTTCCTCAATATTTTCCACACCCAGGATGGGTTGAACACAACCCTGACGAAATCTGGAAAAGCGTTAAACATTGCATTCAAGAAATCTTAAAAAGAATTCCAAGAAATTCTATCGCCGCGATTGGCGTTACCAATCAAAGAGAAACAACAATTGTCTGGGATAAGATAACTGGCAAACCCATTAATAATGCAATTGTTTGGCAATGCCGACGCACGGTAAAGCGTTGCGATGATTTAAAAAAAGACAAAAGAATAGTTAGCCTCATAAAAAGGAGCACTGGCCTTCCAGTTGACGCCTATTTTTCCGCAACAAAAATTGAATGGATTCTAAAAAATGTCAAGGGCGCCAAGCTTAAAGCAAAACAGGGAAGACTTCTTTTTGGCACAACGGATTCGTGGATTTTATGGAAACTAACGGGCGGCGCTGTGCACGCAACAGACTGCACCAATGCTTCGCGAACAATGATTTTTAATATTGAGAAGCTTATTTGGGACGATGCACTTTTAAAGAAATTTAGAATTCCGAAAACAATGCTACCTGACGTAAAACCATCATCAGGCATATTTGGCCACACTGTAAAAATAGGCAACCTTCCTAAAGGTATTCCAATTTCTGGAATCGCCGGAGACCAACAAGCTGCCCTTTTTGGCCAAACTTGTTTTGAGCCAGGAACCATAAAAAATACTTATGGCACAGGCTGCTTTTTATTGCTCAATACAGGCAAACGCCGCATTACATCAAAACACGGACTGATCACAACGTTAGGTTGCGACTCAAAAGGGCATCATGCGTATGTCCTTGAAGGTGCTGTTTTTGTTGCCGGAGCGGCTATTCAATGGTTGCGCGACGGGCTTAACCTTTTGCATAAAGCATCTGAATCTGAAAATATGGCCAAAGCAATAAAAGGCAACGAAGGCGTTTATTTTGTGCCTGCGTTTGTCGGTCTTGGCGCACCGTATTGGGATCAAAGCGCACGCGGCAGCATTACCGGCTTTACCCGTGGCACAACAAAAAACCATATTGTGCGCGCAGCTCTTGAAAGCATGTGCTATCAGACCAAAGATGTTGTTGTAGCAATGCAAAAAGATTCAGGATTAAAAATCAAACATTTAAAAATTGACGGCGGGGCAGTCGCTAATAATTTCTTATGTCAATTTCAATCTGATATCTTAGGAAGCCGCGTTGTTCGACCCAGAGGAATCGAAACAACATCACTAGGAGCTGCATATCTAGCCGGTCTTGCTGTTAAATATTGGCGTAATGCAAACGAAATAAAGAAATGCTGGAAAAAAGATAAGGAATTTTCTCCAAAAATAAACAAGAAAACATCGGCTAAGCTTTACTCAGGTTGGCTAAGGGCTGTTGAACGGACACTTTCTAATAAATGATCTACGATATCATCATTATTGGCGCAGGCGTTGTCGGTACATCGATTGCACGCGAACTGGCTCGCTATCAATTAAAAATCGCACTTGTTGAAAAAGAACAAGAGCTTGCCTTTGGTGTTTCCAAATCGAATAGCGGCATTATTCATCCTGGCACACAAAACTCTTTCAACTCACTTAAAGGAAAACTTTGTGTCAAAGGCAATAAGCTGATTCGAAAAATTGCTCGAGAACTTGGCGTTGATTTTAAAGAAGTCGGTGAGCTAATTGTTGCATTCAACGATCAGGACATGGCTCACCTTGAGAAACTTAAAAATGAAGGCACGCGTTTAAAAGTGCCTCGATTAAGAATTGTCAACCGTGCGTGGCTTACAAGTTACGAGCCAAATCTTTCAAAGGCGGCTGTCGGCGCACTTTATGCGCCAACAGCCGGCATTGTGAGCCCGTATCGGTTAGCTTACGATATGGCTGAAAATGCAGTGCGAAATGGTGTAAAAATTTATACCAATTCTAAGGTAACTGAAATCTCACAAGTAAAATCAGAAAAAGATTCAAAAGCACATTTTGAAATTACAACGCCAAATGGAATACTTAATGCGAGATACGTTATTAACGCTGCTGGCTTGTTTGCCGATGAAATTTCGCGTCTCGTTGGCATTGATAATTTCAAGATAACTCCGCGCAAAGGTGAAGAATTTATATTAGATAAAAAACGCGAACACATGACCAATCACTTACTTTTTCCGCTTCCCACAAAAACGTCTAAGGGCATCTTAGTCATTAAAACCTCCGATGGAAATCCGATGATTGGCCCGACTGCCGAAGATTGCGCCGACAAAGAGGACCTTTCCACATCAGAGGAGGGATTAAAAAAAGTTTTAGAAGGTGTCAGTCGCATGATTCCAACAATTAATAAAAATGATATTATTGCTTATTTTGCAGGATTGCGGCCTGTGGCTGGCGATGATTTTATCATCCGCCATGAAAGTACAGTACCGGGCTTTGTCAACGTAGCCGGCATTCAATCACCAGGGTTAACCGCAGCACCGGCAATTGCGCTCATGGTTTGTGATATTTTAAAATCATCAGGATTAAAATTAGAAAAGAGAAGAGTTTTTCACGCGCACCGCAAAAAGACAGCTCACCTATTCTCTTTGTCATTAGCAAAAATACGAAAATTTATTAAAAAAAATCCTTCTTATGGCGACATTGTGTGCCGTTGCGAAATGGTTTCAAAAAAAGAAATTGAAGAAGCCATTGATCGAGGCGCAACCACGCTTGACGGAATAAAATTTCGAACACGCGCACAAGCCGGTCGTTGCCACGGCGGATTTTGCACACCGAGAATCCTCAAAATCCTTTCACAGCGTTTAGAGAAATTGCCAACTGAAATTACAAAAAATGGCTCGGGTTCAGAAATGATTGCAGAGGAACGCGACAATGACTGAGCAAAACCTTGTGATTGTCGGAGGAGGTCCCGCTGGTCTAGCGGCAGCCCTTTGCGCCTACCGTAATGGTGTTAAAGATATTCTTGTGATTGAACGAGACCAGCAATTAGGCGGAATACTTAATCAATGCATTCATCCCGGGTTTGGCTTAGAGTATTTTAAAAAAATTCTCACAGGCCCAGAATATGCCCAAAGAGTGATCGAAGAAATAAAATTAATTCCGGAAATCAAAATCAGCTTGAGTTCTTTTGTTGTCCGCTTAGAAAGAAACAAAACTCTCACAGTGTTAAAGCCAGGATGCCTCCAGCAGATTAGATCCAAGGCTTTAATTATGGCAACCGGATGTCGCGAAAAAACACGAGAGATGGTGCATCTTGCGGGCACGCGTCCTGCTGGCATATTTTCAGCCGGTCTTGCTCAAAAATTAATTAACATCGAGGGATTTCTTCCTGGCAAGAAAATTGTGATTATCGGCTCGGGCGACATTGGACTTATTATGGCACGTCGCTTTACTCTAGAAGGCGCAGAAATCAAAGCTGTTATTGAGATTCAAAAAGAAAGTCGAGGACTTATCCGAAACGTTGTTCAATGCTTGGAAGATTTTGATATTCCTATTTATTTCAATCACAAAATTGCGCGCATTCATGGAAACAAACGCGTTGAGAAAGTTGATGTCGTCAAGGCAGATGATCATTCTAATTCAATCCCTGGATCAGAGTTTACCATCGACTGCGACACTGTTTTAGTCTCTGTTGGGCTGATTCCAGAAAATGAATTGATTGAAATGGCTGGCGTTGCCGTTAACAAAAAAACAAATTGTCCTATATCCGATGAGCTTAATACAACAAATATCCCAGGACTTTTTGTCTGCGGTAATTCTTTTAAAGTTTACGATCTCGTGGATTCTGTCTCTCGCGATAGCGAAATTGCTGGACAGCAAGCTTCCGAATACCTGCGGAGCCTAATATGATAAAAAAATTTATTTGTATCGAATGCCCTAAGGGGTGCGAAGTCATCGTCACGACTAACGACCATAGCGAAATCATGACACTCGCAGGAAACAATTGCGAAAAAGGAGAGGTTTACGTTAGGGCAGAAATTGAGAATCCAACGAGAGTATTGACCTCATCGGTTTTAGCAAAAGGACTCTCGCTTAAAATGATTCCTGTCAAAACAAGCAAACCAATTCCAAAATCAAGAATCTTTGATGCCATGAATGAAATAAAGAGAATACGTGTCACAACGCCAATCCGCTGCGGAGATGTTGTCTGTCGAGATTTCTTAGGACTTGGCGTCAATCTTGTTGTAACGAGGGGATGTCCGAGAAACGATTAAAAGTATAATAAATTTAAAATCAATTAAAACAAAAAAAGAAAGAGGTGTCGCATGAAAATAAAAGTTCTTTTCTTAACTATGGCTATCAGCATACTTCTCGCATCTGCTGCTTACGCGCATCCACCATCTGACATAAAAATAACTTTTGATCCTGAAACAAAAATACTTCAGGCTATTATTTATCACAGCACCAGTAATCCCGCTCAACATTATATTAATAAAATTGATGTCGCCTTAAATGGAAAGGAAATTATTAGTCAAGAAATTAGCCGCGAAGATAACAATTTAACACAAACTGCAAGCTATCTAATTTCAGACGCAAAACCAGGCGATGTTCTTTCTGTGGAAGGCTACTGCAGCATTAGTGGAAAATTGGGAAAAGAAATAACAGTTCGGGAAAATGCCAATAAGTAGATAGATTCAAAAGAAGGTTTCGCGTCACCCTAAAAAGGCTCTTCGAATAAATTTACCTAAAAAGGTCTACATTGCTATCATTCCGCAAAATTAAGGTTCATTGTTGGTTTTTCACGCCTTGCGTTTAAAACTCACGGTATGAAGAAATAATCTTAATCTCATAAGTTAAAAATGGCTCTAAGAAATAGGAATAAATTAATTTTCTACCATAGTAACTCACTAAGAAAGTAAACTAAGAAGGTAAACTTTTTATTGAAATGTCGATAAATAAATATATAATGGTTAAATTATAAATATAACTTTACTGAGGGGAATAATTTCAATGTATGCCATAACAAAAAAAGAAAAGATTGCATCAGAGATATACCTTGTCGAATTCGAATTTATGGATTTAGCAAAAGCGGCTTCTCCAGGTCAATTTGTAATATTGCGTATCGATGAAAAAGGCGAACGATTTCCTTTGACTTTATTTGATTGGAACACGGAGAAAGGCACAATTCAGGTCGTATGTCAGGCTATTGGCGTAAGCACAAGAAAACTGTGCGCTTTGAATGAAGGGGATTCCATACTTGATATTGTCGGCCCACTTGGTCGGGCTACCGACACCAAAAACATCGGAAAAGTTATTTGCATTGGCGGTGGCGTTGGGACTGCCGAGGCTTATCCCATCGCAAAAAAGATGAAAGAAAATGGTAACGATGTTACGGTTATAATCGGAGCGCGAAATAAAGATTTTGTTATTTGCGAAGAAAAAATGCGAGCGGTTTGCCATACGGTTCATGTGGCGACAGATGACGGAACGCAAGGAAAAAAAGGTTTTGTGACAGATGTTCTGCGCGATCTTTTAGAAAAGGATACGCCAGACCTTGTCTTTGCCATAGGACCTGCCGTTATGATGAAAAAAGTTGCTGAAATGACAAAAGAAAAAAATATCAAGACATTAGTTTCTCTAAATTCAATCATGATAGATGGAACAGGCATGTGCGGCGGATGCAGGGTTTTGGTTGGTGAGAAGGTTAAATTCGCTTGTGTGGATGGACCTGAATTCGATGGTCATCAGGTCGATTTTGAAGACATGATGAGCAGAGGCAAACGATACCATGATAAGGAAGAAATAGCGCTGCAACAGCATGGCGGTGTATGTCGAAGAGGACGGGCACACTAAATTTAAATACATTTTCGGGATCAACAAAAAATATTGACTTTAAAAAGATTGTTTAAATGAGAGAACAAAATCCAAAAGAAAGAATCAAAAACTTTAATGAAGTACCCTACGGCTACAATAAAGAAGAAGCGATCGCCGAGGCATCACGATGTCTTCAGTGTAAAAAACCACCTTGTGTTAAAGGGTGTCCTGTTGAGGTAAACATCCCTGCGTTTATTCTAGCGATAAAAGAAGACAGATTTCTTGACGCCATAAAAATCATAAAAGAGACTAATAATCTACCGGCTGTATGTGGCAGGGTATGCCCTCAGGAAGATCAGTGCGAAAAGTTATGTGTGCTACAGAAGAAAGGCAACCCGATCGATATCGGTAGCCTTGAACGATTTGCGGCAGACTGGAGCCGGGAAAATAAACAAGTTCCGATTAATCATAAAAAGTCTAAAAAAATTGACGGCGAAATGATTGCCGTAATAGGCGCAGGACCATCGGGGCTAACATGCGCTTCGGATTTAGCGCTGCTGGGCTACAAGGTAACTATTTTTGAAGCGTTGCACAAACCAGGCGGAGTGCTGACTTATGGGATTCCTGAATTCAGACTTCCAAAGAATATTGTTATGGATGAGGTCGCTGCCATTGAATATCTAGGAGTAAATGTTAAATATAATTTTGTCATAGGAAAAATCAAGTCAATTGACGAATTGCGACAAGAAGGATACAAGGCTTTTTATATTGCCTCTGGAGCAGGTCTCCCATATTTTATGAATATTCCGGGTGAAAATCTTAACGGAGTTTATTCAGCCAACGAGTTTTTAACACGAATTAATCTTATGAAGGCGTATAAATTTCCCGAATATGATACTCCGATAAAAGTAGGGAAAAAAGTTGCGGTTATCGGAGCCGGCAATGTTGCGATAGATTCGGCCAGGTCAGCTTTACGGCTTGGGGCTGAGAAAGTCTATATTGTTTATCGGCGCACTGAACAAGAAATGCCGGCTCGGTTAGATGAAATACACCACGCCGAGGAAGAAGGCATCATCTTCCATCTTCTGACAAGCCCTATCAAAATACTCGGAGATGAATCCAAAGAAGTTAAAAAAATTCTCTGCATCAAAAACAAACTTGGCGACCCCGATGATAGCGGCAGAAGACGTCCGTTACCTATAGCCAAATCTGAATTTGAGATGACAACGGATACTGTTGTCGTTGCTATTGGTAATGGGCCAAACCCTATTTTACAGGATACGATAAAGGGTTTGCAGTTAAATCGATGGGGAAATATCGAAGCAGATAAAAATACATGCATAACGAATATTAAAGATATCTTTGCGGGTGGAGACATTGTTACTGGTGCAGCCACGGTCATCGCGGCTATGGGTGCAGGGAAGCGCGCGGCCAGGGCAATCAATGAGCATATACAAAGTTAATCGTTATTATTAAATTATGCAAAACAACATAACCATGGAGAATAAAAAAAATGGAAAACAAAACTAGTTACAGTAAAAGGGTGTTGGAAATAGTTAAAAAACGTGACAATAAAGAACCTGAATTTCTACAGGCAGTTGAGGAAGTTTTGGAATCCCTGGAACCATTTTTGAAAAAAAATAAAAAATACGAAGATGGCGGTATCTTAGAGCGTATTGTTGAACCGGAACGACAGATCATATTTCGGGTACCTTGGCAAGACGACAAAGGCGCTATCCACGTTAATCGCGGATTTCGTATTGAATTCAATAGCGCTATCGGACCGTATAAAGGTGGATTACGTTTTCATCCAACTGTAAATCTAAGCATTCTAAAATTTCTCGGATTTGAACAAGTCTTTAAGAATGCTTTAACCACGCTGCCGATGGGCGGAGGTAAAGGTGGATCTGATTTTGATCCAAAAGGGAAATCAAATAACGAAGTTATGCGCTTTTGTCAATCTTTTATGATAGAACTACAGCGACATATAGGACCAAATACAGACGTTCCTGCTGGGGATATCGGGGTTGGTGGTCGTGAAATAGGCTTTTTATTTGGACAGTACAAACGTATTCGTAATGAGTTTACCGGTGTCTTAACAGGTAAAGCGTTGAATTGGGGAGGATCATTGATACGTCCGGAAGCTACGGGTTACGGATGCGTTTATTTTGTTCAGGAAATGTTGAAAACAAAAGGAGATTCTTTAAAAGGCAAGACGTGCGCGGTATCTGGTTCG includes the following:
- a CDS encoding DUF3568 family protein; this translates as MKKLFTFILALCLLSSLTGCVALLAGAGGTALWQAGKVISEEQVSMEKGSMAVESAFKAKGIILENKVARNDVTQLRGKDKNDLRVAVDVFSKGDKNIKIEIRYGIGDETLARDLLNQIKRYL
- the arsB gene encoding ACR3 family arsenite efflux transporter gives rise to the protein MQKRNMSIFEKYLTLWVGLCIGAGILIGKIVPNFASYLDGFAIYVNNAPVVSIPIAICLFFMMYPIMVKIDFVEVVRAGKSPKPVGLTLFVNWAIKPFTMYAIAFFFLGVLFKGFIGADAIDYVKMPPGANWAIGSIHGAGTVVMQQGIKMLQVPLWRSYFAGCILLGIAPCTAMVLIWGFLSKGNDSHTLVMVAVNSLTMLLLYGVLGGFLLGVGRMPIPWQALLLSIAIYVALPLVAGFLSRKWIIAYKGTDWFNKKFLHILSPVSIVALLFTLVLLFSFKGKVILDKPLTILWIAIPLFIQTCFIFALTYWMAKKLKLSYEDAAPSAMIGASNHFEVAIATATMLFGLSSGAALATVVGVLIEVPVMLMLVKICLKTKKWFE
- a CDS encoding DUF1456 family protein — protein: MTNNDILKKIRVALKLRDTDIIDILRLADFEITNSQLSAIFRKEDHEKYVECGDQILRRFLNGLIIKYRGKDFYSSK
- the recN gene encoding DNA repair protein RecN, coding for MLTQLNIENFGLIEKVSIDFSANLNILTGSTGAGKSIIIEGLRFALGERIKPSQIRDNTKPCIIEAVFELKDDRLKKQESLSDFISEQDPALIINRQLLADGRSKIKINGFSVTIAQLKSVGNHLIDLHGPHDHQMLFSEESHIEFLDQLIVFDNKQKEYQEIYHDYLKLKTQLKDLENMSHSKDRDLDLLEHQTKELAQIPLDDESYEEVCQDQAKVNNAERLYECAASLVQLFENTEIGVSDTIHKAFGAMKTLVQIDDKTSKLEEYLNNVQENSDQLVAELKSYLDSLSFEPEEAREINQKYDLYENIKRKYGPTIKEAQEFYIQAKAKYDLLSDMEHNDAELKKEIQKKEIIVKAQAKGLTLLREKASKELKKTIEKELKSLGIENVTFEARISLVDLHPKGQDKVVFYISPNAGEDLKPLAEIVSSGEAARVMLALKKALTKVDPIPVLIFDEIDAQIGGRLGTVIGTKLKELSSDRQVILITHLPQIASFADSHFKVTKEIVKGRTITKVIALDSKERVEELSEMMSGNKKSNISVSHAEDMLASAKKKA
- a CDS encoding flavin reductase family protein is translated as MKKSIGPNTIVFPTPVLIVGTYDKGGKPNAMTVAWGGLCCSIPPCVAISLREATHSYGNLMSRKAFTISIPSEKYIKEADYLGIISGATEDKLAAMKLTAVKSNLVDAPYIKEFPLVLECSVIQTAKIGLHTQFIGEIKDIKVDEDMIKNLKIPDIEKIKPFSFNPATRTYYGIGKYLGDAFSIGRKK
- the glpK gene encoding glycerol kinase GlpK, translated to MNYILSIDQGTTGSRAVVYDKHGKVKTSAYEEFPQYFPHPGWVEHNPDEIWKSVKHCIQEILKRIPRNSIAAIGVTNQRETTIVWDKITGKPINNAIVWQCRRTVKRCDDLKKDKRIVSLIKRSTGLPVDAYFSATKIEWILKNVKGAKLKAKQGRLLFGTTDSWILWKLTGGAVHATDCTNASRTMIFNIEKLIWDDALLKKFRIPKTMLPDVKPSSGIFGHTVKIGNLPKGIPISGIAGDQQAALFGQTCFEPGTIKNTYGTGCFLLLNTGKRRITSKHGLITTLGCDSKGHHAYVLEGAVFVAGAAIQWLRDGLNLLHKASESENMAKAIKGNEGVYFVPAFVGLGAPYWDQSARGSITGFTRGTTKNHIVRAALESMCYQTKDVVVAMQKDSGLKIKHLKIDGGAVANNFLCQFQSDILGSRVVRPRGIETTSLGAAYLAGLAVKYWRNANEIKKCWKKDKEFSPKINKKTSAKLYSGWLRAVERTLSNK
- a CDS encoding NAD(P)/FAD-dependent oxidoreductase, translating into MIYDIIIIGAGVVGTSIARELARYQLKIALVEKEQELAFGVSKSNSGIIHPGTQNSFNSLKGKLCVKGNKLIRKIARELGVDFKEVGELIVAFNDQDMAHLEKLKNEGTRLKVPRLRIVNRAWLTSYEPNLSKAAVGALYAPTAGIVSPYRLAYDMAENAVRNGVKIYTNSKVTEISQVKSEKDSKAHFEITTPNGILNARYVINAAGLFADEISRLVGIDNFKITPRKGEEFILDKKREHMTNHLLFPLPTKTSKGILVIKTSDGNPMIGPTAEDCADKEDLSTSEEGLKKVLEGVSRMIPTINKNDIIAYFAGLRPVAGDDFIIRHESTVPGFVNVAGIQSPGLTAAPAIALMVCDILKSSGLKLEKRRVFHAHRKKTAHLFSLSLAKIRKFIKKNPSYGDIVCRCEMVSKKEIEEAIDRGATTLDGIKFRTRAQAGRCHGGFCTPRILKILSQRLEKLPTEITKNGSGSEMIAEERDND